In one Aerosakkonema funiforme FACHB-1375 genomic region, the following are encoded:
- a CDS encoding type IV pilin-like G/H family protein: protein MGFKFGYPTMLKKAYPSIFTTLLTVLSMGITATAGISTTYHNQNSARFAGVKQFGPIIRAKQDEGKSTISSLNRAQQAYYVENNRFGNFAQLGVGISPETGNYSYKVAVVNPRSARATASAKDSRIRSYTGAVFVIGSGNNATTITGICESNSATRTPPAMPRLVRNNIQCPAGSKKI, encoded by the coding sequence ATGGGTTTCAAGTTTGGCTACCCGACTATGTTAAAAAAAGCTTATCCGTCCATCTTTACCACACTATTAACCGTGCTTTCTATGGGGATAACTGCTACCGCAGGAATTTCCACTACATACCACAATCAAAATTCTGCCAGATTTGCTGGAGTTAAACAATTTGGCCCGATAATACGAGCTAAACAAGATGAAGGTAAAAGCACCATTAGCTCATTGAATAGGGCACAGCAAGCTTATTACGTTGAAAATAACCGATTTGGAAATTTTGCCCAATTAGGAGTAGGTATCAGTCCGGAAACTGGCAATTACAGCTATAAAGTTGCTGTCGTAAATCCCAGAAGCGCAAGGGCAACAGCTTCAGCAAAAGACTCTAGAATCAGGAGTTATACGGGGGCTGTCTTTGTCATCGGGTCTGGCAATAACGCCACAACAATTACTGGTATCTGTGAAAGTAACTCTGCAACAAGAACTCCTCCGGCTATGCCTCGACTTGTTCGGAATAATATTCAATGTCCTGCCGGATCTAAAAAGATCTAA
- a CDS encoding ChaB family protein, with the protein MAAEYTAERTISAVFKQEEQVGDVVQRLLDRGVSRDHISVMGKNFKSTTRIAGFISKKDVILGGLRTGGIFGSLFGSVLALLTGIGALWIPFVGWVVAAGPLGAVLLGAAGGALAGASGAGLVSALVALGMPEDKATVYQTRLEAGEFLVMAEVPANKSGEIQLLMQSAGGEEVHTNEAALPRPCSGRCNSANDLSPEVRSHLSEDAQRTFIDRYNTVLDQSNDPLKAEHAAWETIHQQYEEDENGVWSKQKIAV; encoded by the coding sequence ATGGCAGCTGAATATACAGCAGAACGGACGATTTCAGCGGTATTTAAGCAAGAAGAACAGGTAGGCGATGTCGTGCAGCGTCTGCTCGATCGTGGCGTTTCCCGCGACCACATCTCAGTGATGGGCAAAAATTTCAAGTCCACCACCCGCATTGCCGGATTTATCTCTAAAAAAGATGTGATTTTAGGGGGACTGCGGACAGGCGGCATCTTTGGTTCCTTGTTTGGTTCCGTTCTGGCATTGCTGACAGGTATTGGCGCACTGTGGATTCCTTTTGTCGGCTGGGTTGTAGCCGCTGGGCCATTGGGTGCCGTGCTACTGGGGGCTGCTGGTGGCGCTCTTGCAGGTGCGAGCGGTGCTGGTTTGGTTTCCGCCCTCGTAGCGCTGGGAATGCCGGAAGATAAAGCAACCGTTTACCAAACTCGTCTGGAAGCTGGAGAATTTCTGGTTATGGCTGAAGTCCCAGCCAACAAATCCGGCGAAATTCAGCTGCTGATGCAAAGTGCTGGTGGCGAAGAAGTACATACCAACGAAGCGGCGCTACCTCGTCCTTGTTCGGGTCGTTGCAACAGCGCCAACGACTTATCTCCCGAAGTGCGATCGCATCTATCTGAAGACGCACAAAGAACATTTATCGATCGCTACAATACCGTCTTAGATCAAAGTAACGATCCGTTAAAAGCAGAACACGCAGCGTGGGAAACCATTCACCAGCAATACGAAGAAGATGAAAATGGTGTTTGGTCTAAACAGAAAATCGCTGTTTAG
- a CDS encoding aminoacetone oxidase family FAD-binding enzyme has product MSQALLQVVVIGGGAAGFFAAITCAEAHPHFSVTLLEAGREFLTKVRISGGGRCNVTHACFDPAQLVQNYPRGGKALRGAFTRFQPRDTITWFAAQGVELKTESDGRMFPVTDDSATIVDCLIETAKAAGVKLRTGAVVVSVKTVEENSSSKFEVELKSGERLKCDRLLLATGSNSTGYQIAKALGHQIEPPVPSLFTFTILDPQLRDLAGVSLDNVRVRLQINGKTEFEQIGPLLVTHWGLSGPAILKLSAWGARVLHENHYRATLQINWLPQYNPESLRQMLLAVRSQLARRQISSSCPVPIPRRLWEYLVTRVDIGTEDKWAGLSNKVLDRLIQELTQGQYQVNGKGVFKEEFVTCGGVSLKEVDFKTMESKSCPGLYFAGEILDIDGVTGGFNFQSAWTTAHLAGNAIGSS; this is encoded by the coding sequence GTGTCCCAAGCATTGTTACAAGTTGTGGTAATAGGGGGTGGGGCAGCTGGCTTTTTTGCTGCCATTACCTGCGCCGAAGCACATCCACACTTCTCTGTCACCTTACTAGAAGCAGGTCGTGAATTCCTCACCAAAGTTCGCATTTCCGGTGGGGGTCGTTGCAACGTTACTCATGCCTGTTTCGATCCAGCCCAGTTAGTGCAAAATTATCCCAGAGGCGGCAAAGCTTTGCGGGGTGCTTTTACCAGGTTTCAACCCCGCGATACAATTACTTGGTTTGCGGCGCAAGGCGTCGAGCTGAAAACTGAATCGGATGGACGAATGTTTCCTGTCACCGATGATTCCGCAACTATCGTGGATTGTCTGATCGAAACTGCCAAAGCAGCTGGAGTCAAACTTCGTACCGGCGCGGTTGTTGTTTCAGTCAAGACTGTTGAGGAAAACTCGTCATCTAAATTTGAGGTTGAATTGAAATCGGGAGAAAGGTTAAAGTGCGATCGCCTCTTGCTTGCTACCGGCAGTAACTCAACAGGTTATCAAATTGCCAAAGCATTAGGACATCAAATTGAACCACCAGTTCCTTCCCTGTTTACCTTCACCATACTCGACCCCCAATTGCGCGATTTAGCTGGGGTAAGCTTAGATAACGTCCGCGTGCGATTGCAAATTAACGGTAAAACGGAATTTGAACAAATCGGGCCATTATTAGTCACCCATTGGGGTTTAAGTGGCCCAGCTATCCTCAAACTTTCCGCTTGGGGTGCCAGAGTATTGCACGAAAACCACTATCGCGCAACTTTGCAAATTAACTGGCTTCCCCAGTACAATCCAGAAAGCCTGCGTCAAATGCTCTTGGCAGTTAGGTCTCAGTTAGCGCGACGCCAAATTTCCAGCAGCTGTCCGGTACCCATCCCCCGTCGCCTTTGGGAGTATTTAGTCACCCGTGTGGATATCGGTACGGAGGATAAATGGGCTGGTTTATCTAATAAAGTACTCGATCGCTTAATTCAAGAACTTACTCAAGGTCAATACCAAGTTAATGGCAAAGGCGTTTTTAAAGAAGAATTTGTTACTTGTGGCGGCGTCAGTCTCAAAGAAGTAGACTTCAAAACTATGGAAAGCAAATCCTGTCCCGGTCTTTACTTTGCAGGAGAAATTCTGGATATCGACGGCGTAACCGGTGGCTTTAATTTCCAAAGTGCTTGGACAACCGCCCACTTAGCAGGTAATGCGATAGGTAGTTCATAA
- the fabF gene encoding beta-ketoacyl-ACP synthase II: MTDFEGKRVVITGLGAITPIGNTLTEYWEGLLSGRNGIGPITLFDPSRHDCRIAGEVKGFNPLDYLDRKDAKRMDRFAQFAVAASKQALADAQFVINELNAEQVGAIIGTGIGGLKVLEDQQEIYLTRGPDRCSPFMIPMMIANMAAGLTAIHIGAKGPNSCSVTACAAGSNAIGDAFRLVQRGYAQAMICGGTEAAVTPLSLAGFAAARALSKRNEDPGRASRPFDRDRDGFVMGEGAGILLLEELEHALSRGAKIYAEIVGYGMTCDAYHMTAPVPGGEGAARAMQLCLKDARLTPDRVSYINAHGTSTPANDVTETAAIKKALGEDAYKVAISSTKSMTGHLLGGSGGIEAVATVMAVANDRVPPTINLENPDPECDLDYIPHQSRAQKVEVALSNSFGFGGHNVTLAFKKYVANG, translated from the coding sequence ATGACAGATTTTGAAGGTAAGCGCGTTGTTATTACCGGTCTGGGCGCGATTACACCCATTGGCAATACCTTAACAGAGTATTGGGAAGGATTGTTAAGCGGACGTAACGGCATAGGGCCGATAACCTTGTTCGATCCGTCCCGGCATGATTGCCGCATTGCCGGTGAGGTGAAAGGATTTAATCCCCTCGACTACCTGGATCGTAAGGATGCCAAGCGCATGGATCGCTTTGCCCAATTTGCAGTAGCTGCCAGCAAGCAGGCTCTAGCAGACGCTCAGTTTGTTATCAACGAACTGAACGCAGAACAGGTAGGCGCGATCATCGGCACAGGTATCGGCGGTCTCAAGGTACTCGAAGATCAACAAGAGATTTACTTAACTCGCGGCCCAGATCGCTGTAGCCCTTTCATGATTCCCATGATGATCGCCAACATGGCGGCTGGGTTAACCGCGATTCACATCGGCGCGAAGGGGCCAAACTCCTGTTCCGTAACCGCCTGTGCCGCAGGTTCCAATGCCATAGGCGATGCCTTTCGCCTCGTCCAACGGGGCTATGCCCAAGCCATGATTTGCGGCGGCACGGAAGCAGCGGTAACACCTCTATCCTTAGCAGGATTTGCGGCAGCGCGGGCGTTATCGAAGCGCAATGAAGATCCGGGGCGTGCATCTCGTCCGTTCGATCGCGATCGCGATGGCTTTGTCATGGGCGAAGGTGCCGGTATTCTCTTGTTGGAAGAACTAGAACACGCCCTGAGTCGCGGGGCTAAAATTTATGCTGAAATCGTAGGTTACGGCATGACCTGCGATGCCTACCACATGACCGCCCCAGTACCGGGTGGAGAAGGCGCCGCCAGAGCGATGCAGCTGTGTTTGAAAGACGCCCGTCTTACTCCAGACCGGGTTAGCTACATCAACGCCCACGGCACCAGCACACCCGCCAACGATGTTACCGAAACGGCAGCAATTAAAAAAGCTTTGGGAGAAGACGCCTACAAAGTGGCGATCAGCTCCACCAAATCGATGACAGGACATCTTTTGGGCGGTTCCGGCGGCATAGAAGCAGTTGCAACCGTCATGGCAGTTGCCAACGATCGAGTTCCACCGACAATTAACTTAGAAAACCCCGACCCAGAGTGCGACTTAGATTACATCCCCCACCAAAGTCGGGCTCAAAAAGTCGAAGTGGCTTTGTCCAACTCTTTCGGGTTCGGAGGTCACAACGTCACTTTAGCGTTTAAAAAATACGTTGCAAATGGGTAA
- a CDS encoding CoB--CoM heterodisulfide reductase iron-sulfur subunit B family protein, whose product MKLRYAYFPGCVAQGACRELYQSTAALTQALDIELIELKKASCCGSGTFKEESRLLEDSVNARNIALAEELNLPLLTHCSTCQGVIGHVDERLKQAQQTDPVYLEQINGLLKKEGCSPYRGSSEVKHLLWALVGDYGLEELQKRVSRKLSGLRCAAFYGCYLLRAQKSIPFDDPYKPESMENVFRVVGATPIYYRGRTQCCGWPLSSYATEQSFQMAGTHIQEAKAAGADCLVTPCPLCHLNLDSRQPEVEKVIGQELGLPVLHLPQLVALALGIEPEKLGLQKHIVSTRPVLEKLGL is encoded by the coding sequence ATGAAACTTAGATATGCTTATTTTCCCGGTTGTGTTGCCCAAGGTGCCTGCCGGGAACTATATCAATCTACCGCAGCCCTGACTCAAGCGCTGGACATCGAATTGATTGAGCTAAAAAAGGCTTCTTGCTGCGGTTCGGGCACTTTTAAAGAAGAATCTCGCTTGTTGGAAGATAGTGTTAATGCCCGCAATATTGCTTTGGCAGAAGAACTGAATCTACCCTTGCTCACTCATTGCAGTACGTGTCAGGGAGTGATCGGTCATGTAGATGAACGTCTCAAACAAGCCCAGCAAACAGACCCAGTTTATTTAGAACAGATTAATGGCTTACTCAAAAAAGAAGGTTGTTCTCCTTATCGGGGTAGCTCTGAAGTCAAGCATCTCCTCTGGGCTTTAGTGGGAGATTACGGTTTAGAAGAACTGCAAAAACGAGTTTCCCGAAAATTGAGCGGTCTGCGCTGTGCAGCGTTTTACGGATGTTACCTCCTCCGCGCTCAAAAGTCAATCCCTTTTGACGATCCGTACAAGCCAGAATCTATGGAAAATGTGTTTCGGGTAGTTGGGGCGACACCTATATATTACAGAGGGCGAACGCAGTGTTGCGGTTGGCCGCTTTCTAGCTATGCTACAGAGCAATCTTTTCAGATGGCGGGAACGCATATTCAAGAAGCAAAAGCCGCTGGTGCAGATTGTCTGGTAACGCCTTGTCCTTTGTGTCACTTGAATTTAGATTCGCGTCAACCAGAAGTAGAAAAGGTCATTGGACAAGAGTTAGGTTTACCGGTGCTGCATTTACCGCAGTTGGTCGCTTTGGCGTTGGGGATTGAGCCAGAAAAGCTCGGTTTGCAGAAGCATATTGTTTCTACCCGCCCGGTATTAGAAAAATTGGGATTGTAG
- a CDS encoding SRPBCC family protein — MTVPSVSDSIAPAKDVVWDKKQQIALLSGEILLETRSHSAWGGACTASMYLPCKRSQAWQQLTDYPRWVQYFPDLIRSEVLHRGDNLTGKSKRLYQIARKAFLMFTAEVEIYLKVIEVVQQQIQFRMEKGSFIDFAADLKLQDCSNGTILTYSVQATPNIPVPSIFIQQAMHLDLPANMRKMRQVLCS; from the coding sequence ATGACTGTACCTTCTGTATCGGACTCGATCGCTCCAGCTAAAGATGTGGTGTGGGATAAAAAGCAGCAAATAGCGCTGCTGTCAGGGGAGATTTTGCTGGAGACGCGATCGCACTCAGCTTGGGGTGGTGCGTGTACGGCGTCGATGTACCTACCATGCAAGCGATCGCAAGCTTGGCAGCAACTGACGGACTACCCGCGCTGGGTGCAATATTTTCCCGATCTGATCCGCAGTGAAGTTTTACACCGAGGTGATAACCTTACCGGCAAAAGCAAGCGCTTGTATCAAATTGCCAGGAAAGCTTTCCTGATGTTCACCGCTGAGGTGGAAATTTACCTAAAAGTAATTGAGGTAGTCCAGCAGCAAATCCAGTTCCGGATGGAAAAAGGCAGCTTTATCGATTTTGCAGCAGATTTAAAGCTACAAGATTGCAGCAACGGCACTATACTTACGTATAGCGTACAAGCAACGCCTAACATTCCAGTACCATCAATTTTTATTCAACAGGCAATGCACTTAGACTTACCTGCCAATATGCGGAAGATGCGTCAAGTTCTTTGCAGTTAA
- a CDS encoding YqhA family protein, translated as MRFDKRVEQVTENLLWAVRFLAIIPVLFGLISVINLFLLGSLEIIEAIKQYSHLHENHSQAITKVMTNIIGGIDLYLIGIVLMIFSFGIYELFISKIDVGRANKEIRILEIHSLDELKEKVLKVIVMVLVVSFFKQVTAMPIQNYQDILYLAISIILIAASSYLMHKSHSGNQNKSSHE; from the coding sequence ATGCGATTTGATAAAAGAGTTGAGCAAGTAACGGAAAATTTACTTTGGGCTGTGAGATTTTTGGCTATTATTCCCGTCTTGTTCGGGTTAATTAGCGTCATAAATTTATTTTTGCTTGGCAGTTTGGAAATTATAGAAGCTATTAAACAGTACTCCCATTTGCATGAAAATCACTCCCAAGCTATTACCAAAGTTATGACTAATATTATTGGGGGAATAGACCTTTATTTAATCGGAATAGTTTTGATGATTTTCAGTTTTGGGATATACGAGTTATTTATTTCCAAAATAGACGTTGGCAGAGCTAATAAGGAAATCCGCATTTTGGAAATTCACTCTTTAGATGAACTCAAAGAAAAAGTGTTAAAAGTCATTGTTATGGTGTTGGTAGTTAGCTTTTTTAAACAAGTTACAGCGATGCCAATACAAAACTACCAAGATATACTTTATTTAGCTATCTCGATTATACTCATTGCCGCCAGCAGTTACTTGATGCACAAGTCACATTCTGGTAACCAAAACAAGTCATCTCATGAATAA
- a CDS encoding DUF2252 domain-containing protein has product MSRKTNKSNRQQFIIDVFVNNFGDQMQANPKGWRIKFRKMAASAFAFYRGSAALFYADVADDKDPFLNDRTSRVWIQGDLHAENFGTYMNSEGVLVFDVNDFDESYVGAFTWDVKRLAASLSLVGYQKALSDGEIKQTIATMTRSYIAQVAEFASSPDRSDFALTLSNTTGKLLNLLHETRLNTRIGLLESQTHIENYDRRFTLGSSVTPVDSEIRTKILEAFPDYLKSIPRSKKFERLNYNIKDIVVRQGMGIGSAGTSSYNLLLEGPTQALENDIIIYMKPAQVAAPSLVVTDPKIKNYFLHDGHRTVISQRALQAYSDPWLGYTTLNGMGMLVEEVSPYKGDLEWDGINTMDEILELVGYLGRAVAKIHCVSDVDSDHTLVPFQTEEAIHGVLKGREDKFVDAIVKFGEEYGEVVRDDHRLFVDAFRNHLFPGL; this is encoded by the coding sequence ATGAGCAGAAAAACCAACAAAAGCAACCGCCAGCAATTTATTATCGATGTATTCGTTAACAACTTCGGCGACCAAATGCAAGCGAATCCGAAGGGATGGCGGATCAAGTTTCGCAAAATGGCTGCTTCTGCTTTCGCCTTTTATCGCGGTAGTGCTGCTTTATTCTATGCGGATGTCGCCGACGATAAAGACCCATTTCTCAACGATCGAACCAGTCGAGTTTGGATTCAGGGAGACTTACACGCCGAGAATTTCGGCACTTATATGAACAGCGAAGGCGTACTGGTTTTCGATGTTAACGATTTCGATGAATCCTACGTTGGTGCGTTTACCTGGGATGTGAAGCGGTTAGCTGCCAGCTTAAGCTTGGTCGGTTATCAAAAGGCGCTCAGCGATGGTGAAATTAAGCAGACGATCGCCACGATGACGCGCAGTTACATCGCACAGGTGGCAGAGTTTGCTAGTTCGCCCGATCGCAGTGATTTTGCTCTCACTTTATCTAATACAACTGGCAAATTGCTGAATCTACTGCATGAAACGCGCTTAAACACGCGCATCGGATTGCTGGAAAGTCAAACTCATATTGAAAATTACGATCGCCGCTTTACTCTCGGATCGAGTGTTACTCCCGTAGATAGCGAAATTCGCACTAAGATATTAGAGGCGTTCCCCGATTACCTCAAAAGTATTCCCAGAAGCAAGAAATTCGAGCGCTTGAACTACAACATCAAAGATATCGTGGTTCGGCAAGGTATGGGTATTGGCAGTGCGGGGACATCCTCCTACAATCTACTACTCGAAGGTCCAACCCAGGCTTTGGAAAACGACATTATCATTTATATGAAACCCGCTCAAGTTGCCGCACCGAGTTTAGTAGTTACTGACCCCAAAATTAAGAATTATTTCTTGCACGACGGACACCGCACTGTGATCTCGCAACGCGCATTGCAAGCCTATTCCGATCCTTGGTTGGGTTACACTACTCTGAATGGGATGGGAATGTTGGTAGAGGAAGTTTCTCCCTACAAAGGCGATTTGGAGTGGGACGGTATCAACACAATGGATGAAATTCTAGAGTTAGTGGGTTATTTAGGTCGAGCAGTTGCTAAAATTCATTGTGTCTCTGATGTAGATAGCGATCACACTTTAGTGCCTTTCCAAACAGAAGAAGCTATTCATGGTGTTCTGAAGGGTCGGGAGGATAAGTTTGTGGATGCAATAGTGAAGTTCGGCGAAGAATATGGCGAGGTTGTGCGCGATGACCATCGACTGTTTGTCGATGCTTTCCGCAATCATCTATTTCCAGGATTGTAG
- the rd gene encoding rubredoxin gives MEEYICTVCGYVYKPGEGDPDSGIEAGTPFDYISDSWVCPVCGAAKDDFEPLEEI, from the coding sequence ATGGAAGAGTACATCTGCACAGTCTGCGGCTACGTCTACAAGCCCGGAGAAGGCGATCCAGATAGCGGCATCGAAGCCGGTACGCCCTTTGACTATATATCTGATAGTTGGGTTTGTCCCGTTTGCGGGGCAGCAAAAGACGACTTTGAACCATTGGAAGAGATCTAA
- a CDS encoding SH3 domain-containing protein yields the protein MKLNFIFTTIASGFFTVLNTPILSSAQLDICRNYTVQDPRDTYVNLRATPNGRIIRRITNGTQVTATGIERNGWLQVRVGKSGSRGWIDGDGLVQNEDYVVFDPKDTGVNIRKEPNGEIIGRIPNGTTIDEPINYVGSWAEIPQFNGFINERLIREPDCDF from the coding sequence ATGAAACTAAATTTCATATTCACTACAATTGCAAGTGGATTTTTTACTGTATTAAATACACCTATTTTATCATCAGCACAATTAGATATTTGTCGCAATTACACAGTTCAAGATCCGCGAGATACTTATGTAAACTTGCGTGCTACTCCCAACGGACGTATTATCAGAAGAATCACTAACGGAACTCAGGTAACTGCTACAGGAATAGAAAGAAATGGTTGGCTTCAAGTGCGAGTAGGAAAATCCGGAAGCAGAGGTTGGATAGATGGGGATGGTCTGGTTCAAAATGAGGATTACGTAGTTTTCGATCCCAAGGATACAGGTGTGAATATTCGCAAAGAACCCAACGGAGAAATTATCGGTCGCATACCAAATGGTACAACTATAGACGAACCGATTAATTACGTTGGCAGCTGGGCGGAAATACCCCAGTTTAATGGTTTCATAAATGAACGTTTAATTCGCGAACCTGATTGCGATTTTTAG
- a CDS encoding GNAT family N-acetyltransferase, translating into MDDKYQADRQIEKGEILHISMLGVREAYENKNIASTLVIENLKLAKSKNYRTAVTEATSLVYQHIFKKLGFQEELEIEYKSYTFKGKKFFESLE; encoded by the coding sequence ATGGACGATAAATACCAAGCCGATCGCCAGATCGAGAAAGGAGAAATACTTCATATTTCTATGCTGGGAGTAAGGGAGGCATATGAAAATAAAAATATCGCCTCTACGCTAGTTATAGAAAATTTAAAACTAGCCAAAAGCAAAAATTATAGAACGGCAGTAACCGAAGCAACCAGCTTAGTTTATCAGCACATATTTAAAAAGCTGGGATTTCAAGAAGAACTAGAGATCGAATATAAATCCTATACGTTCAAGGGAAAGAAATTTTTTGAATCTCTAGAGTAA
- a CDS encoding Hsp20/alpha crystallin family protein has product MRIVRLQPFQEMETLRRQMDRMFDELAQYNGETSQGWVPAIELHDEENHLTLRAEIPGVEGKDLDIHVTREAVSLAGERRYEKQAEHKGFYHSEFRYGKFQRTVQLPVLIQNDKVQAEFKNGILTLTLPKAEELQRKVVKVNVVNS; this is encoded by the coding sequence ATGAGAATTGTACGTTTGCAGCCTTTTCAAGAAATGGAAACCCTGCGTCGTCAAATGGATCGGATGTTTGACGAATTAGCACAATACAACGGCGAAACTTCCCAAGGTTGGGTGCCTGCAATAGAATTACACGATGAAGAAAATCATCTCACTTTGCGGGCAGAAATTCCCGGCGTGGAAGGCAAAGATTTGGATATCCACGTTACTCGCGAAGCAGTTTCCCTTGCTGGCGAACGCCGCTATGAAAAACAAGCTGAACACAAGGGTTTTTATCACTCTGAATTCCGCTATGGCAAGTTCCAGCGCACAGTTCAACTACCCGTTCTTATCCAAAACGATAAAGTCCAAGCCGAATTCAAAAATGGCATCCTGACCCTAACTCTACCCAAAGCAGAAGAATTGCAGCGGAAAGTTGTCAAGGTGAATGTTGTTAATAGCTAA
- the acpP gene encoding acyl carrier protein, protein MSDKTFEKVQKIVADQLSVEASDVKPEADFANDLGADSLDTVELVMALEEEFDIEIPDEDAEKIRTVQDAVNYINDKVAASA, encoded by the coding sequence ATGAGCGATAAAACTTTTGAGAAAGTCCAAAAAATTGTGGCAGACCAGCTGAGCGTTGAAGCAAGCGACGTCAAACCAGAAGCCGATTTCGCCAACGATCTGGGGGCTGACTCCCTGGACACCGTAGAATTGGTGATGGCGTTAGAAGAAGAGTTCGATATCGAAATTCCCGACGAAGATGCAGAAAAAATTCGGACTGTTCAAGACGCGGTAAACTACATCAACGATAAAGTAGCCGCATCGGCGTAA
- the lpxD gene encoding UDP-3-O-(3-hydroxymyristoyl)glucosamine N-acyltransferase, translating to MKFSEIVQKLDVNASNSLTSNPDLNPEIAGVAAIEEATPGSISYIEGGKFAAFVGKTAASALILPADEALQQQATERGIAWIATKDPRLLFAKTIALFYKPFHPAPEIHPAAVIHPSAEIGNDVYIGPHAVIQAGVKIGNYVCVHPNVVIYPEVQIGDRTILHANCTIHERARIGANCVIHSGAVIGAEGFGFVPTPHGWFKMEQSGCTVLEDGVEVGCNSTIDRPAVGETRIAQNTKIDNLVQIGHGCQVGSNSALAAQVGLAGGVKVGNRVLLAGQVGIANQAKIGDGAIASAKAGIHNDVEPGEIVSGIPAISHKHFLKTAAIYNRLPEMYQILKQLQRRFSEK from the coding sequence ATGAAATTTAGCGAAATCGTCCAAAAACTAGACGTGAATGCTAGCAATAGCCTGACTTCTAACCCAGATCTCAATCCAGAGATTGCGGGAGTGGCAGCAATAGAGGAGGCGACCCCTGGCAGCATAAGTTATATAGAAGGGGGAAAATTCGCGGCTTTTGTCGGAAAAACTGCTGCGAGCGCTTTGATTTTGCCAGCAGACGAAGCCTTACAGCAGCAAGCAACTGAACGGGGGATTGCCTGGATTGCCACAAAAGACCCAAGATTATTATTTGCCAAGACGATCGCACTTTTCTACAAACCTTTTCATCCCGCACCTGAAATTCATCCCGCAGCAGTCATTCATCCCTCAGCTGAAATTGGTAACGATGTTTACATTGGCCCCCACGCGGTCATCCAAGCAGGCGTAAAAATTGGCAACTACGTCTGCGTTCACCCCAATGTAGTAATTTACCCAGAAGTGCAGATCGGCGATCGCACCATCTTACACGCCAACTGTACCATCCACGAACGCGCCCGCATCGGTGCCAATTGCGTCATTCACAGCGGTGCTGTCATCGGTGCGGAAGGCTTTGGCTTTGTCCCCACACCGCATGGCTGGTTCAAAATGGAACAATCTGGCTGTACCGTACTGGAAGATGGTGTGGAAGTTGGCTGCAACAGCACGATCGATCGTCCCGCCGTAGGAGAAACTCGCATAGCACAAAACACGAAAATTGACAACCTCGTACAAATCGGTCACGGCTGTCAGGTAGGTTCTAACAGCGCTTTAGCCGCACAAGTCGGATTGGCTGGCGGAGTGAAAGTAGGAAATCGAGTTTTGCTAGCGGGACAAGTGGGAATTGCCAATCAAGCTAAGATTGGAGATGGTGCGATCGCTTCCGCCAAAGCCGGAATTCATAATGATGTAGAACCAGGAGAAATTGTCTCTGGTATTCCAGCTATTTCCCACAAACATTTTCTCAAAACAGCTGCTATCTACAACCGCCTTCCCGAAATGTATCAAATTCTCAAACAACTCCAGCGTCGCTTTAGCGAAAAGTAA